From a region of the Rhinatrema bivittatum chromosome 15, aRhiBiv1.1, whole genome shotgun sequence genome:
- the AP5B1 gene encoding AP-5 complex subunit beta-1, whose product MVVGHGIDWGQRVASFRASPRHFLCNVGTEGFVEDLLRDLKSEKTTEQTKIAMLTLFLEFPLLLCPEAEAGEQTAETLMDMFAQMPNSARFLTLKCHLLLSVETLLVTADSFRESVKAAQELLSLLMQLISDLNDKKQGEALRPLRITACEGLRELESCYPGLLSQKLQLLYSMQQQEATAAHQSYTLLYSVALKNAVQLLAQRGGATPGALRKMTSRNEGFLWHTTENARQCLSVAGEQFLLLSANGETKELKSILSLLLEDLYLLTPVSQSALLWQLIQVVATVRTLSPVIFKSQLVRLFGTADLSLFHSILQMKGLFTDSLFTAEDETFLLKRLVGMTQHPLLSPPVKLFYADCLLHFPENRPLNSNADENLPVLLSLQMTAPLSPTVFQDSSTMLSRQNLLSLAYLENEGPEAERGMGFLSDHVMSLHCIVLHNADREFTATFFRAVFLFVRYFSFSERLMEDMTRRLLELYQKNAALAPYFINLINQTQKLLDIPSWPIALSKALQTLIVELPLQQLVPQMLRWHLKVLARIAKESAISQRSSIQLLMNLALYSDLCSSGDWKTGNAILSVCKNILQHQQLDVVFTTLADLLQYLLLHYEDIDIQDRARFYYTLLTNLSSEKLTTILNTAPAGGQGKTRALSSIVSENENFSTVLTVQATEQPVLQLRRVYDNDCALPVHADSWSEGFATDCCLKDYYEQFANSLAPSAFTLKYHLAFTESVRPRNHKLFCIVLHFEQPDSSYEPVQDVKVPCLFTDRKPEVLALTLEPRVPCPTLLSVTATYSTQDGVTYHSQLQPLKLSFCDTFLPLPLPSAWSPEARGYLFGELWQAFRPEASGLCAESLFCFPLCQQPLHDFVQNAFARFVASSHSAIYEIGIFLPPKFHILMQIKVLDDTANIRIRTDNWEVLPHLSFYLKEITSRW is encoded by the coding sequence ATTGCTATGCTGACTCTATTTCTGGAGTTTCCACTGCTGCTGTGTCCTGAGGCGGAGGCTGGAGAACAGACGGCAGAAACACTCATGGATATGTTTGCCCAGATGCCAAATTCAGCCAGATTTCTGACGCTGAAGTGTCACCTCCTGCTGTCCGTCGAGACGCTCCTTGTCACCGCTGACAGTTTCAGGGAGAGTGTGAAAGCGGCGCAGGAGTTACTGTCACTGTTGATGCAGCTCATATCCGACCTGAATGacaagaagcaaggagaagcccTCAGGCCTCTGCGGATCACAGCCTGTGAAGGCCTTCGGGAACTGGAGAGCTGCTACCCAGGCTTGCTGTCTCAGAAGCTGCAACTGCTCTACTccatgcagcagcaggaggcgACGGCCGCTCATCAGTCCTATACGCTGCTGTACAGCGTCGCATTAAAGAATGCAGTTCAGCTTCTGGCACAGCGAGGGGGCGCAACCCCGGGTGCACTGAGGAAGATGACATCGAGGAACGAAGGGTTCTTATGGCACACCACAGAGAATGCCAGGCAGTGCTTGTCCGTGGCAGGCGAGCAGTTTCTGTTGCTTTCTGCCAACGGCGAAACCAAGGAATTAAAGTCCATTTTGTCCCTTCTGCTGGAGGACTTGTACCTTCTGACCCCCGTGTCTCAGAGCGCTCTTCTCTGGCAGCTGATCCAGGTGGTGGCCACCGTCCGCACCCTCTCCCCGGTGATCTTCAAGTCGCAGCTGGTGCGCCTGTTCGGCACCGCggacctctcccttttccacagcATCTTGCAGATGAAAGGCCTCTTCACAGACAGCCTCTTCACGGCCGAGGACGAGACCTTCCTGCTGAAGAGGCTGGTGGGCATGACGCAGCACCCACTGCTGAGTCCGCCAGTCAAGCTCTTCTACGCGGACTGCCTGCTCCATTTCCCAGAGAACCGCCCTCTTAATTCAAACGCTGACGAGAACCTGCCTGTCCTCCTCTCGCTTCAAATGACTGCGCCATTGTCTCCCACGGTTTTCCAGGACAGCAGTACTATGCTGTCCCGCCAGAACTTACTGAGCTTGGCTTACCTGGAGAACGAAGGACCTGAGGCAGAGAGGGGAATGGGTTTTCTTTCTGATCACGTCATGTCCCTTCATTGCATTGTCCTCCATAACGCCGATCGAGAGTTCACGGCCACCTTCTTCCGGGCCGTGTTCCTGTTTGTTCGCTATTTCAGCTTCTCTGAAAGACTCATGGAAGACATGACACGCAGGCTTTTAGAGCTCTACCAGAAGAATGCTGCCTTGGctccatattttataaacctcattAATCAGACACAGAAGCTGCTAGATATCCCCAGCTGGCCGATTGCTCTTTCAAAGGCCTTGCAGACACTAATAGTGGAGCTGCCGCTTCAGCAGCTAGTTCCCCAAATGCTCCGTTGGCACCTGAAGGTCCTTGCCAGGATAGCAAAAGAAAGTGCCATCTCGCAGAGGAGCAGCATTCAGCTGCTCATGAACCTTGCCCTCTACTCTGACTTGTGTAGCTCAGGGGACTGGAAAACCGGCAATGCTATCCTGTCGGTGTGCAAGAACATACTGCAACACCAGCAGCTCGACGTGGTCTTCACCACCTTGGCAGACCTGCTCCAGTATCTACTGCTGCATTATGAAGATATCGATATCCAAGATCGTGCCCGCTTCTATTATACACTGCTCACTAACCTTTCCAGTGAGAAACTCACCACGATCCTGAACACGGCACCTGCTGGAGGACAAGGCAAGACGAGGGCCTTATCCTCCATCGTGTCCGAAAATGAGAACTTCTCCACGGTGCTGACCGTTCAGGCCACCGAGCAGCCCGTTCTTCAGCTCCGTCGGGTGTACGACAATGACTGTGCACTGCCTGTGCACGCAGACTCTTGGTCGGAAGGGTTTGCGACCGACTGCTGCTTGAAGGACTACTATGAACAGTTTGCAAactctctggctccatctgcgtTCACGCTGAAATACCACCTGGCGTTCACAGAGAGCGTCAGGCCTCGGAATCACAAGCTCTTCTGCATTGTGCTGCACTTTGAGCAGCCCGATTCCAGTTACGAGCCCGTTCAGGATGTTAAGGTGCCGTGTCTGTTCACGGACAGAAAACCTGAGGTGCTTGCCCTTACCCTGGAGCCCCGGGTTCCCTGTCCTACTCTGCTGTCTGTGACTGCCACGTACAGCACTCAGGATGGAGTCACCTACCACAGCCAGCTCCAGCCACTCAAGCTTAGCTTCTGCGACACGTTCCTTCCTTTGCCCCTGCCCTCGGCGTGGTCTCCGGAAGCGCGAGGCTACCTCTTCGGGGAGCTTTGGCAAGCTTTCCGGCCTGAAGCATCGGGCCTGTGTGCAGAGAGCCTGTTCTGCTTCCCGCTGTGCCAGCAGCCCCTCCACGACTTCGTGCAGAACGCCTTTGCTAGGTTCGTGGCTTCCTCGCACTCTGCCATCTATGAGATTGGGATATTTCTGCCTCCAAAGTTCCACATTCTGATGCAAATTAAGGTCCTGGATGACACAGCGAACATCAGGATTCGAACAGATAACTGGGAAGTGCTACCCCACTTAAGTTTCTACCTGAAAGAGATTACTTCAAGGTGGTAA